Proteins from one Natrinema salinisoli genomic window:
- a CDS encoding thiolase family protein gives MSQTPVVVKAVRTPQGKEDGVYADVRSEDLSVPLIDEILAETGLSGEEIDDLMWGCAQQREEQDNNLARVIALLSELGESVPATTINRWCASSMQSVISASDAIAAGNRDAVIAGGVESMSRVAMGESYGHIHPKISELYDLGDLQMGMTAEKVAEEYGVSREEQDEYAARSQQRATEATESGRFDDEIVPIETEDGTVEEDEGIRPGTTPEKLAELPTVFKEDGTVTPGNASQISDGASALLVTSEAFAEEHDLEIMAEVGRNNVAGVDPTVMGIGPVPATRGLLERNGRDIDDYDLVELNEAFASQSIYSRDELGIDPEIFNVNGGAIALGHPLGASGARLPVTLINELQKRGGGLGLATLCVGFGQGAAIEFDVN, from the coding sequence ATGTCACAGACGCCAGTCGTAGTTAAGGCAGTTCGGACCCCGCAGGGGAAAGAAGACGGCGTATACGCCGACGTTCGCAGTGAAGATCTCTCGGTCCCGCTGATCGACGAGATTCTGGCCGAAACCGGCCTCTCCGGTGAGGAGATCGACGATCTGATGTGGGGCTGTGCCCAGCAGCGCGAGGAGCAGGACAACAACCTCGCCCGCGTCATCGCCCTGCTCTCGGAACTCGGCGAGTCGGTGCCGGCGACGACCATCAACCGCTGGTGTGCCTCCTCGATGCAGTCGGTCATCTCCGCTTCCGACGCCATCGCGGCCGGCAACCGCGACGCCGTCATCGCCGGCGGCGTCGAGAGCATGAGCCGCGTCGCGATGGGCGAGAGCTACGGCCACATCCACCCGAAGATCTCCGAGCTGTACGACCTCGGGGACCTCCAGATGGGGATGACCGCCGAGAAAGTCGCCGAGGAGTACGGCGTCAGCCGCGAGGAGCAGGACGAGTACGCCGCCCGTAGCCAGCAGCGCGCCACCGAGGCGACCGAGTCGGGCCGCTTCGACGACGAGATCGTCCCGATCGAGACCGAGGACGGCACCGTCGAGGAAGACGAGGGCATCCGCCCCGGCACGACCCCGGAGAAGCTCGCCGAACTCCCCACCGTCTTCAAGGAGGACGGCACCGTCACGCCCGGCAACGCTTCCCAGATCTCCGACGGCGCATCCGCCCTACTGGTCACCAGCGAGGCCTTCGCCGAGGAACACGACCTCGAGATCATGGCCGAAGTCGGCCGGAACAACGTCGCCGGCGTCGACCCCACCGTCATGGGTATCGGCCCGGTCCCGGCGACGCGGGGCCTGCTCGAGCGCAACGGCCGCGACATCGACGACTACGATCTGGTGGAGCTCAACGAGGCCTTCGCGAGCCAGTCGATCTACTCCCGGGACGAACTCGGTATCGACCCCGAGATCTTCAACGTCAACGGCGGCGCGATCGCGCTGGGTCACCCGCTGGGTGCCTCGGGCGCTCGCCTCCCGGTGACGCTGATCAACGAGCTGCAAAAGCGCGGCGGCGGCCTCGGCCTGGCGACGCTGTGCGTCGGCTTCGGTCAGGGTGCGGCGATCGAGTTCGACGTTAACTGA
- a CDS encoding TraB domain-containing protein, translated as MSDHGTITLVPSVHFSPTHRRRVRETIREAEPDLVAVELDESRFDRLEGNDSGNLDELTRELPPPMAAAYSILQTLQRTVVRLYGLDPEQTDMEAAIETAAERNTDIALIDEPIDEIMAALSRRLGPLTIPKTMLRMQSMGPEEYADQIEMLSLPFDEITSGDDVQPAIDHLRRLFPEVAAVMIDRRDRAMAARLHALRSEGHDVVAVIGAGHHNGVQRRLDELEARNGEEQPSVPIRSTDRTVTRIPIE; from the coding sequence ATGTCCGACCACGGCACCATCACCCTCGTTCCCAGCGTTCACTTCTCGCCGACGCACCGCCGCCGGGTTCGGGAAACGATCCGGGAGGCGGAGCCGGATCTCGTCGCCGTCGAACTCGACGAGTCGCGCTTCGATCGACTCGAGGGAAACGACAGCGGGAATCTCGACGAACTGACCCGTGAACTGCCGCCGCCGATGGCGGCCGCCTACAGCATACTGCAGACGCTCCAGCGGACGGTCGTCCGACTGTACGGCCTCGATCCCGAGCAGACCGACATGGAGGCGGCTATCGAAACTGCCGCCGAACGGAATACCGATATCGCGCTCATCGACGAGCCGATCGACGAGATCATGGCCGCCCTCTCGCGTCGCCTCGGGCCGCTGACGATCCCGAAAACGATGCTCCGGATGCAGTCGATGGGACCCGAGGAGTACGCCGACCAGATCGAGATGCTGTCGCTGCCGTTCGACGAGATCACGAGCGGCGACGACGTGCAGCCGGCGATCGACCACCTGCGGCGGCTGTTTCCCGAAGTCGCGGCGGTGATGATCGACCGGCGCGATCGAGCCATGGCAGCGCGGCTCCACGCGCTTCGGAGCGAGGGGCACGACGTGGTCGCGGTTATCGGCGCAGGCCACCACAACGGCGTTCAGCGGCGGCTCGACGAACTCGAGGCGCGCAACGGCGAAGAACAGCCGAGCGTTCCGATCAGATCGACCGATCGGACGGTCACGCGGATTCCGATCGAGTGA
- a CDS encoding EamA family transporter, whose translation MVNTAILFALGALLLYGGWAVTGGVATRSLSPVNAVFLSYVASLVIVGGYVLTLRRPIAGTRVDVAFALVSGAFLAAASISFYAGLARGNMAIVSAIAALYFVIPAVVGVFYFDAQLSATNVVGLALAVVAVGLVAT comes from the coding sequence ATGGTCAACACGGCGATCCTGTTCGCACTCGGTGCGTTGTTGCTGTACGGCGGCTGGGCGGTGACCGGCGGCGTCGCGACGCGATCGCTCTCGCCCGTGAACGCGGTGTTTCTCTCCTACGTCGCGAGCCTCGTGATCGTCGGCGGCTACGTGCTCACGCTCCGTCGCCCGATCGCCGGGACGCGCGTCGACGTCGCGTTCGCGCTCGTCTCCGGTGCGTTCCTCGCGGCCGCCTCCATCAGCTTCTACGCCGGTCTCGCGCGCGGGAACATGGCGATCGTCTCGGCGATCGCCGCGCTGTACTTCGTCATCCCGGCCGTCGTCGGCGTCTTCTACTTCGACGCACAGCTTTCCGCGACGAACGTGGTCGGGCTGGCGCTCGCCGTCGTCGCCGTCGGCCTCGTCGCGACCTGA
- a CDS encoding PAS domain S-box protein, with protein sequence MTYQPEETDRGIGDALLRSLIDGANDGLFVLDPETGEIRGANQTVCDWLGYEREAVLDMTIFDCQRTFSEPDAWQQFVQNVREENGVQLENEIQTRTGSTIAVEGSISVVSADGSDYVVAIPRRIPGDAPDE encoded by the coding sequence ATGACGTATCAGCCAGAAGAGACGGATCGCGGGATCGGAGACGCCCTGCTCCGTTCACTGATCGATGGCGCGAACGACGGACTGTTCGTTCTCGATCCGGAAACGGGCGAGATTCGGGGAGCCAATCAGACCGTTTGCGACTGGCTCGGGTACGAGAGAGAAGCGGTGCTGGACATGACGATCTTCGATTGTCAGCGGACGTTTTCGGAGCCCGATGCGTGGCAGCAGTTCGTCCAGAACGTGCGTGAGGAAAACGGCGTCCAACTGGAAAACGAAATCCAGACGCGCACCGGTTCGACGATCGCCGTCGAGGGGAGTATATCGGTCGTTTCAGCGGACGGCTCCGACTATGTCGTCGCGATTCCGCGACGGATTCCCGGCGACGCTCCCGACGAATGA
- a CDS encoding aldehyde ferredoxin oxidoreductase C-terminal domain-containing protein: MKHVRGPLCSIDVGERTAETEDIDDILESYIGGRALGTKLAHERIPFDADPLGADNRLYFATGPMQHSTMSFTGRMSATGLSPLTDGLLSSNAGGFLSRNFTGTGHSAVEITGASDELVIVHVTDEGIEFEEVPELEEATVFETCDYIEEEHDLGPEHTAVVGPAGENQVRFASIMTSKERAFGRGGLGALLGSKNVKAITFDGDSTNEVEIPALQMEIHGEAAQAEHPMKAQGTTSVAEYANMVEALSSYYFSELSFEGIDGISGDRVEEKKYKKGTCSSCAFACKLPTRDEESGLETEGPEYETLMAFGSNSGVDDIVDVMKSNRLCDELGLDTISCGDTVAAYLASEDEFGNVDLIHDLVEKIAYRDGIGDQLAEGIDRVHDELGVENWSVKGMEFSAHDGRTLNGQGLAFATSNRGADHMYAEFYPYEYPLVDADDAFDKSGLEGKPPKVVELENINAIKDSAVLCKFSRDFVTEERMETLLDADIDDLLELGGEVVAMERHFNNQRGFDRGDDRLPYEIPGFDQGLDEYYAERGWNEDGTVPDAQFEGGSAATPADD, from the coding sequence ATGAAACACGTACGGGGACCGCTGTGTTCGATCGACGTCGGGGAGCGAACGGCCGAAACCGAGGACATCGACGACATCCTCGAGTCGTATATCGGTGGACGCGCTCTGGGAACGAAGCTCGCACACGAACGGATCCCGTTCGACGCCGATCCGCTGGGTGCGGATAACCGGCTGTACTTCGCGACGGGGCCGATGCAGCACTCGACGATGAGCTTCACCGGTCGGATGTCGGCGACCGGTCTCTCGCCGCTGACCGACGGCCTGCTGTCCTCGAACGCCGGCGGCTTCCTCTCGCGGAACTTCACCGGAACGGGCCACAGCGCCGTCGAGATCACCGGTGCCAGCGACGAACTCGTGATCGTCCACGTCACCGACGAAGGCATCGAGTTCGAGGAGGTCCCGGAACTCGAGGAGGCCACCGTCTTCGAGACCTGCGACTACATCGAGGAAGAACACGATCTCGGTCCGGAACACACCGCGGTCGTCGGCCCGGCCGGTGAGAACCAGGTCCGCTTCGCGTCGATCATGACGTCCAAGGAGCGAGCCTTCGGCCGCGGCGGACTCGGTGCACTCCTCGGCTCGAAGAACGTCAAGGCGATCACCTTCGACGGCGATTCGACCAACGAGGTCGAGATCCCGGCGCTGCAGATGGAGATCCACGGCGAGGCTGCCCAGGCCGAGCATCCGATGAAAGCACAGGGGACCACCTCGGTCGCGGAGTACGCGAACATGGTCGAGGCCCTCTCGAGTTACTACTTCTCGGAACTCTCTTTCGAGGGCATCGACGGGATCAGCGGCGATCGCGTCGAGGAGAAAAAGTACAAGAAAGGCACCTGCTCGTCGTGTGCCTTCGCCTGCAAACTGCCGACTCGAGACGAGGAGTCCGGCCTCGAGACGGAAGGTCCCGAGTACGAGACGCTGATGGCGTTCGGATCGAACTCCGGCGTCGACGACATCGTCGACGTGATGAAGTCCAACAGGCTGTGTGACGAGCTCGGACTGGACACCATCTCCTGTGGCGACACCGTCGCGGCCTATCTCGCGAGCGAGGACGAGTTCGGCAACGTCGACCTCATCCACGACCTCGTCGAGAAGATCGCGTACCGAGACGGTATCGGCGACCAGCTCGCGGAGGGCATCGACCGGGTCCACGACGAGCTCGGCGTCGAGAACTGGTCCGTCAAGGGCATGGAGTTCTCCGCCCACGACGGCCGCACACTGAACGGACAGGGACTCGCCTTCGCTACCTCGAACCGCGGCGCCGACCACATGTACGCCGAGTTCTACCCCTACGAGTACCCGCTCGTCGACGCCGACGACGCCTTCGACAAGTCCGGCCTCGAGGGGAAACCGCCGAAGGTCGTCGAACTCGAGAACATCAACGCGATCAAGGACAGCGCCGTCCTCTGCAAGTTCTCGCGGGACTTCGTGACCGAGGAGCGCATGGAGACGCTGCTCGACGCCGACATTGACGACCTGCTCGAACTCGGCGGCGAGGTCGTCGCGATGGAACGGCACTTCAACAACCAGCGCGGCTTCGACCGGGGCGACGACCGACTGCCCTACGAGATCCCCGGCTTCGATCAGGGGCTCGACGAGTACTACGCCGAGCGCGGCTGGAACGAGGACGGGACGGTCCCCGACGCGCAGTTCGAGGGCGGCAGCGCCGCGACGCCGGCCGACGACTGA
- a CDS encoding DUF2391 family protein translates to MSRPEEPHEETTIDDVYEQLEALEETVDTSHERTEVHRTMRLVSRLSHNGTVGRVITGFTRKDKAEAFVGSVVIGLPMLVEDGVFSIGAFLAARPILLLVNFLFTVGLVVGILYVADFREVHIKNPYFGLIPRRPVWVLLIAYATAAGLMTLWGRITWDEPWLNFCQVSVVFTAMALGGSLGDILPGEHEHRPVGDA, encoded by the coding sequence ATGTCGCGGCCGGAGGAGCCACACGAAGAGACGACGATCGACGACGTCTACGAGCAACTCGAGGCGCTCGAGGAGACGGTCGACACGTCGCACGAGCGGACGGAGGTACACCGGACGATGCGGCTGGTCAGCCGGCTCTCGCACAACGGGACGGTGGGGAGGGTGATCACCGGGTTCACCCGGAAGGACAAGGCGGAGGCGTTCGTGGGGAGCGTCGTCATCGGCTTACCGATGTTAGTCGAGGACGGCGTGTTCAGTATCGGGGCGTTCCTCGCGGCCCGCCCGATCCTCTTGCTGGTGAACTTCCTGTTCACGGTCGGGCTGGTCGTCGGGATCCTCTACGTCGCCGATTTCCGCGAAGTCCATATCAAGAACCCCTACTTCGGCCTGATTCCGCGCCGTCCGGTCTGGGTGTTGCTGATCGCGTACGCGACCGCCGCGGGCTTGATGACCCTGTGGGGCCGGATAACCTGGGACGAGCCGTGGCTCAACTTCTGTCAGGTTTCGGTCGTCTTCACGGCGATGGCGCTCGGCGGTTCGCTGGGGGATATCCTGCCCGGCGAACACGAACACCGACCCGTCGGCGACGCCTGA